Within the Mugil cephalus isolate CIBA_MC_2020 chromosome 1, CIBA_Mcephalus_1.1, whole genome shotgun sequence genome, the region acactgcagagatgatcagctcctctctggtatcattttggatgagtttgtcattgtgatagaaaaacacagtagaaagaacattttgtgtcttcaacttgcagccaagagaaacagaatctccctcagtgacaggatggacagggctcaccaggatgataccatcagctggaaaacagtcaaacaacatgacatttaatgtagagatcagcagattcagggtgatgacagtaacatgtgattaaggccgtattcacaccaggaaagtccaatagttcacttgctttggactggaccttttaaaaaaaatggtttggtttgtattcacattgcattttttgataATTacgatggagacacagagaggacaggttgtttaTCTGTTGAAAGAGAttttatcagaatgaaaacatgttactatGTAGTGATGGTAGATTACATTCAACATGTGTGTCTGGTGAAGTTGACTTACCAGATACTGACAGTGTGATggcttcactccactctgtAGAAGAATATGAGTCATCTCTGAGTCTACTCCTACACATGTAGTCTCCACTGCTGGACTCAGAAGCAGTGAAAGTCCAGTATTTATTGTCTGTCCAGTGTGTAGATGACCTGGGTTTTCTCCAGTCATATATCCACTCAGTGTCTTCACCTCCCTGGACCTCACATGTCAGAGTGATCTTCtcacctctgaatatctgaggccagttgggTTGTTGTGTTACAACAGCCTTGTTGGGAACTGTTTCCACCAGATATGAACAGTTGGGACACAGatagaaacatgaaatcaacagagaaaactcaacattgtAGGTTTCATCACTAATTCCGATGAAAATCGTgaaatcatgaatatttcaaactaaataactgaACTCACAGGTTATCTCAATGGTGACTGGATCACTGTGATCAGTGTAGTAAACtggttttcctcttcttcctcttcttcctctgcaccggtagattcctccttgtgatacactgataactctgttttctccatcatttgTTATGACTTGAACTTCAGAGGTGTCTGTGCTACGTCTGAACCactcatatttccatccagcagagggctccacagagcaggtcagtgtcactctgcctcctactggtatggttgttggtcctgATGTCAGTGTGGCCCTGGGTTTATCTGATGttataaagaaaatgagaaaatgttttgatatatGTTTAAATCTTCTGTCATATCAACCTGCCACTTTCAGTAAAATACTTTTCTGAATTCTTCATTACTTTAATGAACTTGACAAAAGGATGGATGCTTCAACAGACAATGCCactatatttataattagttttaaatactttgaagcagctgtgatttatgtccatttCAACATGGTGGCAGAGCtacatgaagtcattttattttaaatacagaggTCCTGATCAAAGTCTCAAATTCaatgacattttaataatatttactcTATAAAATTAACACACTTgaataagacaaaaaacaatgatATCTTACCAGATACagttaaagtgacagttttactacactttgtctgACGTGATCTCTTGTGGAAACCACAGCACTGATATCCACCACTGTCACCTGAAAACAGACCATTTATTGTGTAGCGTTGATGTATGTAGTCGGGAGTAAATTCTCCACCATCCTTGTTGATTTTATAATCCCAGTCAGTGACTCTTCCTTCCCTCATGTCACATATGAAGGTAACAGACTCTCCAGTGAACAAAGGTGACCAGTAGGGGTCAGTAGTCAGCACAGCAtctacaaccaaacacaaatattctcctCAACTTTACTCagttaacaacataaaataaactgacttctATTTTACTCTACAATATGTTTAGATACatagattaaagtaataaatatactGACAAAACAATTCAGGGATGAATTACGTTCAGACTAatcttgaatgaaaaaaaataataaatagagaaaCTGACCTTGAGCATGTCCACAGTAGAGGAGTGTatccaacactaaaataaaagtcaaaacttcaacaacaaagaaatatttaaaaatagctgGGCTTCTTATGACATTTACAGTTCCATATGGTACCAGATTagtgaataaaatgtaacaaatgaagaaccaatattatctgtctgtgactattcaacacagttgttggctcctgaactacatcagatcacctgtcaaaaccctgcctacatgtatgaagataaatagttggtactcacaggtcaacaacagcacacacagaaaagtgtgtcccatcctcacatccagcactgacactctgttgttgtacctgagaaatacttcctgtttgtatcaAGAGAAACTTGGAACTGCAGTctatgaagagaaacagtgaactgtgaggacaaaaagaagattcATGTCAGTATGAGATCACTGGGGTTCTGCTGAAGgtttttttctgtcctgttaGTCCATCccacttccttctgtcttcactGAAACTCAAAGCACTGCACTGGGTTTGACCACAGAACACTgtgacacttcctgtcctcctacTTCAAATACAAACTCAGTTCACACTTGATTCTATCAAAGCTACAACCATACGAACTTagagtaaatgtttatttcaacactttacataaaatcaaaatatatttgtgtgtgttatattgtatatatc harbors:
- the LOC125014269 gene encoding leukocyte immunoglobulin-like receptor subfamily A member 3; the protein is MGHTFLCVLLLTLLDTLLYCGHAQDKPRATLTSGPTTIPVGGRVTLTCSVEPSAGWKYEWFRRSTDTSEVQVITNDGENRVISVSQGGIYRCRGRRGRRGKPVYYTDHSDPVTIEITFPNKAVVTQQPNWPQIFRGEKITLTCEVQGGEDTEWIYDWRKPRSSTHWTDNKYWTFTASESSSGDYMCRSRLRDDSYSSTEWSEAITLSVSDKQPVLSVSPS